The window cCTGTCTGACCTATATCCACTCTGTGTCGTCCAATTTTGCCTCTTGAATGTCCCTTAAAGACGGTATTTCGACCTCTGCATGTATCACAGCTTCAGTTCCGTATACCAGCATGTATGGCGTTGCCccagtggatgttctcatggtagTCTGGTAACCCAGTAAAGCGAAAGGTAGTTTCTTTTGCCTTTTCTGTAATTGCCCACTATCTTCCGTagaattctcttgatattcttgttgccTGCCTTGACTGccccattcatttgtggtctgTAGGTTGTGGATTGTGATGGACGATTCTAAACTTTTTACAGATTTCTCTTATGAGGTCGCTGTTGAAGTTAGCAACGTTGCCAGTGATGATAGACTCTAGTATCCCAAATCTGCAGACGATGTTATTCCAGATGAAATCtgccactaccttctttgtgacAGCCTTATAAGTAGATGCCTCGATCCATTTGGTGAAATAGTCGATAGTTTCCAAGAAGAAACGGTGTCCATTTGATGATGCGggctctataggtccaatcaTGTCCATGCCCCAAGCGGCGAACGGCCAGGGTGAACCCATTACGTTTAACTCATTCGGTGGAACCCAGATGAAATCCTCAtgaatctggcactggtgacacttctgtaCGTAGCGGATACTGtcgctttccatagtcatccaaaagtatccagctctcaagatcttcttggctaatgtgaacccattcatgtggggtTCGCATGTTCCTACATGTATATCCTCCAATAATCTGGTTGCTTCAGTAGCATTTACACATCTCAGCAAACCTGAGTCTAGGGTCCTCATGTGATATAATCGTTAACCGtttaggtgcattgcatcccaacGTGCAATTTTCTATATGCTAAATGTCTCAAACTAACAAGGTTATTGTGTGTGCCGATTAGCCAAGTTTCGTTTAGGTGGTTGGTTTTTTTGGTAATCTGGCTGCCCATCCATACTTCACAAGATCTAAAGGATAGGTCCCTATGGCTTCCGAAAGTACTCTGCCAATTATCAACCCCGAGGATAGCCCGACACCGGCTATTCCACAGCCAGAGTCAGTCACTGCTAAAGAAAATAGAATGTTGTGCCTTTGCATGCTAGAGATGTGGGaagttgatggtaggctataatcccgtgtTTTAATcaattattacattccaatttactgcactttagttgagtttgagctttaatcgctagtattttgtgctaattgtgtattttatgcctcgtaggagtgatttcgagctatgtaaatgttatggaatgaatttaagtgatttggagcttttaaGTCTAAGTAAAAGACCAAGAAATTAAGCCagaatcgtgttcggggatccacggatgatagttaagaacgaacgaagaatcgagcgGGCATATTACGCAGTGTCTAGTAAAATATACATAACGTTTTGCTCGTTACTCTATTTGGGATtcacaatatattgttggaaagccAATtccaagggatacaactttcatgttttatggGTTTTCAAATTCCCAACAGAATAGGGTGAACAGTGCGCAGCAAGTGCACGGTCGCGCACTGACCGTGCATATGAGGCAGAACAGTGTGAAAAGTGCGCGGCCAAGTGCGCGAGCACACTTccaagtgcgcggccgcgcacggcAAAAATGTCCCTTTTCGtgtaggagaaggtgtatttgtttgggcccgaccctacttggtatatatacatagaaaaatggtattttgaggacttttgacataatttagacgtaaggaagctaaggagaagagggagaataaagagcacaaggatttcaccattcatccccattcaagacaagggtttggatgttttatatttttctttgaattaaacttaatattgatgaatttctccatatccatggagtaattattccttagggattgatggatttggtgttttgagaattgtttgtagatattaactctagttttatgtattaaatcgTTTTGGGTTTTctattattgcatatatattcacttgtttatgtaatcgaaagaggcataatttgtgatgttctGCATTATcctattggttgaattcattggttcttgttagtaatcgaaagagtctAGTTGAATCAatatttagacctagttaggaggataatcaaaagaggttctcctaaggatcaatccactacgaattcttgtatatattcaccaagcttaacttagttcatatcgtaaggttgagacttaatcgatagAGGAGTTTCGactgaatgtttgaacataatagacTGAATGTGAGAGACATACTTGAACCAcagaagtgaagtaactagagttaattcccaaacaagtatcttacacctatccaatcaacccctattttctccccttgatatcttcttgcttactcttattgcaattgtcattagtcaatagttagATTTTTTTTAATGTTAATTTTAATTCACACAAATCTAAATTATTGATCATCTTGAATATCAATAAAGTTGTAAACTACGAAAACACTGTTTAgctccaatccctatggatacgatattttctatactatattcgactagcgagcataattttgtattgtgtttttAGCTTGTCAGATGCATGGTTTAATGGGAGGGAACTTCCAAGTGCAATCCCTGGGTTTCCCGAGATGATCCCGAGATTAGGTAGGGCTGCTAACGTCCCTATGTCCAACCCGTTTGTCCCATGTGGGTATCCTCCAATGCCGACCAATGGACCCGGCATGCCTTGTATGGTTCGCCCTCTAGTGACAGTTTCAAGGGAACCGCCCGTAATATTCTCCACAGCACCTCTCTTTACCGCAATACAACCAATTGTACCTAGGCCGTATGTTGAGCCTCCGACTTTTACATTCCAGGGCCCACAATTTTAACTGGACATGACCTATGTCAGTATGTCACCCCATACTCATAAACTCAACCTCTACAATGTGAGTTCCTGGGTGAACAAGAAAGGATGGTCAAGAATCCCGAGCATGAAGAAATGGCTCGGAAGATGAAAAGCCTAGAACAAAGCCTATAGAATATGAAGGGCCTAAGCGGCCAAAAGAGTGTTTCCTACTCTGACCTGTGCATGTT is drawn from Nicotiana tomentosiformis chromosome 12, ASM39032v3, whole genome shotgun sequence and contains these coding sequences:
- the LOC138903172 gene encoding uncharacterized protein encodes the protein MRTLDSGLLRCVNATEATRLLEDIHVGTCEPHMNGFTLAKKILRAGYFWMTMESDSIRYVQKCHQCQIHEDFIWVPPNELNVMGSPWPFAAWGMDMIGPIEPASSNGHRFFLETIDYFTKWIEASTYKAVTKKTTNEWGSQGRQQEYQENSTEDSGQLQKRQKKLPFALLGYQTTMRTSTGATPYMLVYGTEAVIHAEVEIPSLRDIQEAKLDDTEWI